Proteins from a genomic interval of Stenotrophomonas sp. WZN-1:
- a CDS encoding hemolysin family protein: protein MILIVFALVLLNGFFAMSEMSVMTSRKSRLKQMAATSKRAAKALELSEKPESFLSTVQIGITVIGVLTGYLGGEALGEAFAGWIQGLMPGFAYAGNIGTALAVSLITFITLIFGELVPKRLALTRSEAIAGLVAMPMSWLAKLALPFVWLLSKTTQLVLRLFGLGKDEVASVTEEEIRMLVAESHEAGVIDAHERDMMNRVMRLGDRTADSLMTPRNRIAWLDTQAGLERNLEIMAEHEFSRYPVYRDNDMDVVGVLELKSLATRMARGDNALFQTLREPLYVSESTHAMKLLEIFREEQQSMALVVDEYGEIQGLVTISDLMGAVVGRLQAVENADEDALVVTREDGSLLVDGSLPIEDLRELIGSNDLPDAEDGDYYTLAGMCIHYFGRIPHAGEYFDWAGWRFEVVDLDGARVDKLLLRTLSDEQADELTA from the coding sequence ATGATCCTGATTGTCTTCGCACTTGTTCTGCTGAACGGCTTCTTCGCCATGTCCGAGATGTCGGTCATGACCTCGCGCAAGAGCCGCCTGAAGCAGATGGCCGCCACCTCCAAGCGTGCCGCCAAGGCGCTGGAGCTGTCGGAGAAGCCGGAGAGCTTCCTGTCCACCGTGCAGATCGGCATCACCGTGATCGGCGTGCTGACCGGCTACCTCGGTGGTGAAGCGCTGGGCGAAGCCTTCGCCGGCTGGATCCAGGGCCTGATGCCCGGCTTTGCCTACGCCGGCAACATCGGTACCGCGCTGGCGGTCAGCCTGATCACCTTCATCACGCTGATCTTCGGCGAACTGGTGCCCAAGCGCCTGGCGCTGACCCGCTCGGAGGCCATTGCCGGCCTGGTCGCGATGCCGATGAGCTGGCTGGCCAAGCTGGCCCTGCCCTTCGTCTGGCTGCTGTCCAAGACCACCCAGCTGGTGCTGCGCCTGTTCGGCCTGGGCAAGGATGAAGTCGCCTCGGTGACGGAAGAGGAGATCCGCATGCTGGTGGCCGAGAGCCACGAGGCCGGCGTGATCGACGCCCACGAGCGCGACATGATGAACCGCGTCATGCGCCTGGGCGACCGCACTGCCGACAGCCTGATGACCCCACGCAACCGCATCGCCTGGCTGGATACCCAGGCCGGGCTGGAGCGCAACCTGGAAATCATGGCCGAGCACGAGTTCTCGCGGTACCCGGTATACCGCGACAACGACATGGACGTGGTCGGCGTGCTTGAACTGAAATCGCTGGCCACGCGCATGGCGCGCGGTGACAACGCGCTGTTCCAGACCCTGCGCGAACCGCTTTACGTCTCCGAATCAACCCACGCGATGAAGCTGCTGGAGATCTTCCGCGAGGAACAGCAGTCGATGGCGCTGGTGGTGGACGAGTACGGCGAAATCCAGGGCCTGGTGACCATCAGCGACCTGATGGGCGCCGTGGTCGGCCGCCTGCAGGCGGTGGAGAACGCCGACGAAGATGCGCTGGTGGTGACCCGCGAAGACGGTTCGCTGCTGGTGGACGGCTCGCTGCCGATCGAGGACCTGCGCGAGCTGATCGGCAGCAACGATCTGCCCGATGCCGAGGATGGCGATTACTACACGCTGGCCGGCATGTGCATCCATTACTTCGGCCGCATCCCGCACGCAGGCGAGTACTTCGACTGGGCCGGCTGGCGCTTCGAGGTGGTCGACCTGGACGGTGCGCGGGTGGACAAGCTGCTGCTGCGCACGCTTTCCGACGAGCAGGCCGATGAGCTCACCGCCTGA
- a CDS encoding pyridoxamine 5'-phosphate oxidase family protein: MADTRAEHIAQLAELIKDVEVAMFTTTGVDGRLYSRPLATQQVTFDGDLWFVITADSPKVAEIALDPRVNVAYASPSKNTYVSVAGRARVVDDRAKIEELWSPAMKLFFPGGKDDRNLRLIQVRADSAEYWDGPGTLLGTALSFVLSAVQDEPAALADNGFIDLR, translated from the coding sequence ATGGCTGATACCCGCGCTGAACACATCGCCCAGCTGGCCGAACTGATCAAGGACGTCGAGGTGGCGATGTTCACCACGACCGGCGTCGATGGACGACTCTACAGCCGGCCGCTGGCCACCCAGCAGGTTACCTTCGACGGTGATCTGTGGTTCGTCATCACTGCCGACAGCCCGAAGGTCGCCGAGATTGCGCTCGACCCGCGCGTCAACGTGGCCTATGCCTCGCCATCGAAGAATACCTATGTGTCTGTAGCGGGGCGCGCGCGGGTTGTCGATGATCGCGCGAAGATCGAGGAGCTGTGGTCGCCGGCAATGAAGCTGTTCTTCCCGGGCGGCAAGGACGACCGGAACCTGCGCCTGATCCAGGTGCGCGCCGACTCGGCCGAGTACTGGGATGGCCCGGGCACGCTGCTGGGGACGGCGCTGAGTTTCGTGCTGTCGGCCGTGCAGGACGAACCGGCGGCGTTGGCCGACAACGGATTCATCGACCTGCGCTGA
- a CDS encoding DUF47 family protein has protein sequence MFSLQTIFGSGKQFYTLLDEAAVAASDAAKALHSMLREADRQPALDAFKLARLRERAASDKISQALVDSFMTPIEREDIEALGSALYKIPKQIEKFADRYSLATTHLEHIDFAPRAAMLEQAAGVVVEMVADLRHMNLDRMTALNEKLRSLENEADRLMLELYRDIYSGRLDNLQMFLLKEFFEILEKAIDRCREAGVVAYQIVLKNS, from the coding sequence ATGTTCTCTCTGCAGACCATTTTCGGTTCCGGCAAACAGTTCTACACCCTGCTCGATGAGGCTGCCGTCGCGGCTTCCGACGCCGCCAAGGCGCTGCATTCCATGCTGCGCGAGGCCGACCGCCAGCCCGCGCTGGACGCCTTCAAGCTGGCCCGCCTGCGCGAACGCGCGGCCTCGGACAAGATCAGCCAGGCGCTGGTGGACAGCTTCATGACCCCGATCGAGCGCGAAGACATCGAAGCGCTGGGCTCGGCGCTGTACAAGATTCCCAAGCAGATCGAGAAGTTCGCCGATCGCTATTCGCTGGCCACGACCCACCTGGAGCACATCGACTTCGCGCCGCGCGCGGCGATGCTGGAACAGGCTGCCGGCGTGGTGGTGGAGATGGTGGCCGACCTGCGCCACATGAACCTGGACCGGATGACCGCGCTCAACGAGAAGCTGCGCTCGCTGGAGAACGAGGCCGACCGCCTGATGCTCGAGCTGTACCGTGACATCTATTCTGGCCGCCTGGACAACCTGCAGATGTTCCTGCTGAAGGAATTCTTCGAGATCCTGGAAAAGGCCATCGACCGTTGCCGCGAGGCCGGCGTGGTGGCGTACCAGATCGTGTTGAAGAACAGCTGA
- a CDS encoding exopolysaccharide biosynthesis protein, which produces MSSPPEAGQGPGPERPAYRNEGIRTLLEMFASGDPAEHMPLGQILCNLQQSAFGVFLFVAILPSFIPIPGMGGAVSGPLVILIGLQMLFCLRRPWLPGFIARRGPKRGTMHRFLDRIDRPLRRLDRMLKPRLPQLLTPLPAHAFSGLLLVLLGLLLSLPIPFTNFLFGFQLLLFSLALLERDGALMLFNWIAALAAIAFFGFSSGQLVGYTVELFQRWF; this is translated from the coding sequence ATGAGCTCACCGCCTGAGGCCGGCCAGGGTCCGGGTCCTGAGCGCCCGGCGTACCGCAACGAGGGCATCCGCACCCTGCTGGAGATGTTCGCCTCCGGCGACCCGGCCGAGCACATGCCGCTTGGCCAGATCCTGTGCAACCTGCAGCAGAGCGCGTTCGGCGTGTTCCTGTTCGTGGCGATCCTGCCCTCGTTCATTCCGATTCCGGGCATGGGCGGTGCGGTCAGCGGCCCACTGGTGATCCTGATTGGCCTGCAGATGCTGTTCTGCCTGCGTCGTCCGTGGCTGCCTGGCTTCATTGCCCGCCGCGGCCCCAAGCGCGGCACCATGCACCGCTTCCTGGACCGCATTGATCGCCCGCTGCGGCGGCTGGACAGGATGCTGAAACCGCGCTTGCCGCAGCTGCTGACACCGTTGCCGGCCCACGCCTTCAGCGGCCTGCTGCTGGTGTTGCTGGGACTGCTGCTGTCGTTGCCGATTCCCTTCACCAACTTCCTGTTCGGCTTCCAGCTGCTGCTGTTCTCGCTGGCGCTGCTGGAACGCGACGGCGCGCTGATGCTGTTCAACTGGATCGCGGCATTGGCGGCGATCGCCTTCTTCGGCTTCAGTTCGGGGCAACTGGTGGGCTATACGGTGGAGCTGTTCCAGCGCTGGTTCTGA
- a CDS encoding LLM class flavin-dependent oxidoreductase translates to MIPLSILDLAPVCEGSDTTAAFANMLELAQHADALGYRRYWLAEHHNMPGIASAATAVLIGHVAGGTKRIRVGAGGIMLPNHAPLQVAEQFGTLASLYPDRIDLGLGRAPGTDQPTARALRRYFDSADQFPQDVRELLHYFEPVQPGQAVQAVPGGGLRVPTWILGSSLFGARMAASMGLPYAFASHFAPDVMDEALAVYRREFRPSATLKQPHAMLALNVVASDSEAESRRLFTSQQQSFVNLRRGRPGKIPAPIDDIETFWEPHEKLGVERALACTVLGDPQQVADGIAAFVERHTPDELMLTANLYDHRARLRSFELAMHAWHARHAG, encoded by the coding sequence ATGATCCCGTTGTCGATTCTTGACCTGGCCCCGGTCTGCGAGGGCAGTGACACCACCGCTGCCTTCGCCAACATGCTGGAACTGGCCCAGCACGCCGATGCGCTGGGCTACCGCCGCTACTGGCTGGCCGAACACCACAACATGCCTGGTATCGCCAGCGCTGCCACGGCCGTGCTGATCGGGCATGTTGCCGGTGGTACCAAGCGCATCCGCGTCGGGGCCGGCGGCATCATGCTGCCCAACCATGCGCCGCTGCAGGTGGCCGAGCAGTTCGGCACGCTGGCCTCGCTGTACCCGGACCGCATCGACCTCGGCCTGGGCCGTGCCCCGGGCACCGATCAGCCGACCGCACGCGCACTGCGCCGCTACTTCGACAGCGCCGACCAGTTCCCGCAGGACGTGCGCGAGCTGCTGCACTATTTCGAGCCGGTGCAGCCTGGCCAGGCGGTGCAGGCCGTCCCAGGGGGCGGCCTGCGGGTGCCGACCTGGATCCTCGGTTCGAGCCTGTTCGGCGCGCGCATGGCCGCCTCGATGGGCCTGCCGTATGCGTTCGCCTCGCACTTCGCGCCCGACGTGATGGACGAAGCGCTGGCGGTCTATCGCCGCGAGTTCCGCCCCTCGGCCACGCTGAAGCAGCCGCACGCGATGCTGGCGCTGAACGTCGTGGCCAGCGACAGCGAAGCCGAATCGCGCCGCCTGTTCACCAGCCAGCAGCAGAGTTTCGTCAACCTGCGCCGTGGTCGACCGGGCAAGATCCCGGCACCGATCGACGATATCGAAACTTTCTGGGAACCGCATGAAAAGCTGGGTGTAGAGCGGGCACTGGCCTGCACCGTGCTGGGGGATCCGCAGCAGGTGGCCGACGGCATCGCCGCGTTTGTCGAGCGCCACACGCCCGACGAGTTGATGCTCACCGCCAACCTGTATGACCACCGCGCGCGACTGCGTTCGTTCGAACTGGCCATGCACGCCTGGCACGCCCGCCACGCGGGCTGA